A single window of Modestobacter italicus DNA harbors:
- a CDS encoding ACP S-malonyltransferase — translation MTALAPGAAVVLPGEDSARPHALDAWLGDAAARDVVAEASDVLGRDVVPWWGDPLNLCDPVAAHLTTVVTGVAGYRSLTAAGLQPVVVAGHGVGEYAALVAAGALPLEQVVAFVDWRAEALAHAPRPSCAGMAAVVGPGAAEVARSVVTGLPAGGLSIASLDGPAQVVLSGSREELEQARTAVTAAGLDMVRLRGRAACHGPLMQSVADHLAAPLADLDWSVPDVPVVPNADGRPTRDPDHLARCLRAHLTSPVQWETTSRALVGAGATWVVEVGPVPTLGPLIRQVHPDLPLHLATAPGALTPIALPEPELTGPAPTGGER, via the coding sequence GTGACCGCCCTCGCCCCGGGGGCCGCCGTCGTCCTCCCGGGTGAGGACAGCGCCCGCCCGCACGCCCTGGACGCCTGGCTCGGCGACGCGGCCGCCCGCGACGTCGTCGCCGAGGCCTCCGACGTGCTCGGCCGCGACGTCGTCCCGTGGTGGGGCGACCCGCTCAACCTCTGCGACCCGGTGGCCGCGCACCTGACGACGGTGGTCACCGGGGTCGCGGGCTACCGCAGCCTCACCGCGGCAGGCCTGCAGCCGGTGGTCGTCGCCGGGCACGGCGTCGGCGAGTACGCGGCGCTGGTGGCCGCGGGCGCGCTGCCGCTGGAGCAGGTGGTGGCGTTCGTCGACTGGCGCGCGGAGGCGCTGGCGCACGCGCCGCGGCCCTCGTGCGCGGGCATGGCGGCCGTCGTCGGGCCGGGTGCCGCCGAGGTCGCCCGCTCGGTGGTCACCGGGCTGCCGGCCGGCGGGCTGAGCATCGCCTCCCTCGACGGCCCGGCGCAGGTGGTGCTGTCGGGCAGCCGGGAGGAGCTCGAGCAGGCCCGGACGGCGGTCACCGCGGCCGGGCTGGACATGGTCCGGCTCCGCGGGCGGGCCGCCTGCCACGGCCCGCTGATGCAGTCGGTCGCCGACCACCTCGCCGCACCGCTGGCCGACCTGGACTGGTCCGTCCCGGACGTCCCGGTGGTGCCCAACGCCGACGGCCGGCCGACCCGCGACCCGGACCACCTGGCCCGGTGCCTGCGGGCGCACCTGACCTCGCCGGTGCAGTGGGAGACCACCTCGCGGGCGCTGGTCGGGGCCGGTGCCACCTGGGTCGTCGAGGTGGGCCCGGTGCCCACCCTCGGCCCGCTGATCCGCCAGGTCCACCCGGACCTCCCGCTGCACCTGGCCACCGCGCCCGGTGCGCTGACCCCCATCGCACTCCCGGAACCCGAGCTGACGGGTCCGGCCCCCACCGGAGGAGAGAGATGA
- a CDS encoding SRPBCC family protein translates to MSTLENDSRTVGHTDNSIFIDADIDHVWRMTNDLPSWPDLFTEYAEVEVLAQHGSTFRFRLKMHPDESGRVWSWISERTLDEAAHEVVAKRVEPGPFEFMDIRWNYTPEGTGTRMRWQQDFRMRPEAPIDTAGMTERIDANSKVQMAVIRDKVEAAAGRAEPTT, encoded by the coding sequence GTGAGCACCCTCGAGAACGACAGCCGCACCGTCGGCCACACCGACAACTCGATCTTCATCGACGCGGACATCGACCACGTCTGGCGGATGACCAACGACCTGCCGTCCTGGCCGGACCTCTTCACCGAGTACGCCGAGGTGGAGGTGCTGGCCCAGCACGGCTCGACGTTCCGCTTCCGGCTCAAGATGCACCCGGACGAGTCCGGCCGGGTGTGGAGCTGGATCTCCGAGCGCACCCTCGACGAGGCCGCGCACGAGGTCGTGGCCAAGCGGGTCGAGCCCGGCCCGTTCGAGTTCATGGACATCCGGTGGAACTACACGCCGGAGGGCACCGGCACCCGGATGCGCTGGCAGCAGGACTTCCGGATGCGGCCGGAGGCACCGATCGACACCGCCGGCATGACCGAGCGCATCGACGCCAACAGCAAGGTCCAGATGGCCGTCATCCGGGACAAGGTGGAGGCCGCCGCCGGGCGCGCGGAGCCGACGACGTGA
- a CDS encoding acetyl-CoA carboxylase biotin carboxyl carrier protein yields the protein MPSDDATRSLSDEVVELARSLPGGLRRLTVRSGDSAIEVEWATEDQPAGEGSGALHRAPVGRDTGPEADGPAVPDDVVAVPAPLVGTFYIAPSPDADPFVRVGDAVEAGQTLGIVEAMKLMNPIVADEPGVVTEVLVGDAESVEYGQVLMYLRPTGAGQ from the coding sequence GTGCCCTCGGACGACGCCACCCGGTCGCTGAGCGACGAGGTGGTCGAGCTGGCCCGCAGCCTGCCCGGCGGGCTGCGCCGGCTGACCGTGCGCAGCGGGGACAGCGCGATCGAGGTCGAGTGGGCCACCGAGGACCAGCCCGCCGGCGAGGGCTCCGGTGCGCTGCACCGCGCACCGGTCGGCCGGGACACCGGGCCCGAGGCCGACGGACCCGCCGTCCCGGACGACGTGGTCGCCGTCCCCGCGCCGCTGGTCGGGACCTTCTACATCGCCCCGTCACCGGACGCGGACCCGTTCGTCCGGGTCGGCGACGCCGTCGAGGCCGGCCAGACGCTCGGCATCGTCGAGGCGATGAAGCTGATGAACCCGATCGTGGCCGACGAGCCGGGCGTCGTCACCGAGGTCCTGGTCGGCGACGCCGAGTCGGTGGAGTACGGGCAGGTGCTGATGTACCTGCGCCCGACGGGGGCCGGGCAGTGA
- a CDS encoding FAD-dependent monooxygenase, translating to MTAAEEKTPVVRTLLRMRTREGCEAEFEQSWRRAAVEISKVPGNLRQELVRDADDPRTFVITSDWVDRAAVDAFGRSSARETLTEALRELREDASRSTYELLHTVAGGQPADDGRPPHVRIDISTRVEEGQEEAFEAAYAKTTAALKGTPGLIREELLKEIGEPRYHIFAEWESEQDFVRWVDDPSHADQSAALIRWLSVEFSRQHFEIRYRPEDAGGGSVEPTTRPHVRIDISTRVEAGEEEAFEAAYAKTTAALKGTPGLIREELLKEIGEPRYHIFAEWESEQDFVRWVDDPSHADQSSALIRWLSVEFSRQHFEIRYRPVDADGGRWPLPAPAAGAPAPQPVAAAAPAPPPRVSAPVEPAPVPSAPVQEFVEAPGAQHAAAPVPVAAASRAVGGDVEVLVAGAGPAGLTHALELARRGIAVRVVDKRAQAASQADKAIGIHCRTMEIWEDQGIVAEAMDAGIWLHGQTVFVNGKQTHQVDWAGLDELPYAHLGLPQYDTERLLTAKLLSHGVAVERGVELVGFTQDDDGVTAQLRLPSGETETTRAQYLVGCDGAHSVVRAGLGLDFVGGVSMFPQLFMLGDVDVDWDMPPGHLLRWVRIEDDGAFTGMLVCVPLKGRNRYRIATLAPEPLQKTIGSGVVPPGFWQEYTPPTLADIQAAIDDVGPAGTTASNLRWSSIFRVKHGIVDRYREGRVFVAGDAAHLHPPAGGQGMNTGIQDAWNLGWKLALAVRGLAAPGLLDSYDAERRPAGKAIVDRAVAIAFTDEMDMEDEKAQFLLEMQMTMNYAGSPLVGEVTDAEGFAGGPEPGYRAPDVQGLRRFGVAHDVRLFDLTRGTHATLLLYAGAGVGEEDLAGLEKLAASVRQATQGQVHPYLVAAPGATVPPLVDLPVVRDAQGGFAAAYGVPDTGTAAYLVRPDGHVGLRTRPVTDAVLREHLAGVFAG from the coding sequence ATGACCGCAGCGGAGGAGAAGACCCCGGTGGTGCGCACCCTGCTGCGGATGCGCACCCGGGAGGGGTGCGAGGCGGAGTTCGAGCAGAGCTGGCGGCGGGCGGCGGTGGAGATCAGCAAGGTCCCCGGCAACCTGCGGCAGGAGCTCGTCCGCGACGCCGACGACCCGCGCACCTTCGTGATCACCAGCGACTGGGTCGACCGGGCGGCGGTCGACGCGTTCGGCCGCAGCAGCGCCCGGGAGACGCTCACCGAGGCGCTGCGGGAGCTCCGGGAGGACGCCTCGCGCAGCACCTACGAGCTGCTGCACACCGTGGCCGGCGGGCAGCCCGCCGACGACGGCCGGCCGCCGCACGTGCGGATCGACATCAGCACCCGGGTCGAGGAGGGGCAGGAGGAGGCCTTCGAGGCCGCCTACGCGAAGACCACCGCCGCCCTCAAGGGCACCCCGGGGCTGATCCGCGAGGAGCTGCTCAAGGAGATCGGCGAGCCCAGGTACCACATCTTCGCCGAGTGGGAGTCCGAGCAGGACTTCGTCCGCTGGGTCGACGACCCCTCCCACGCCGACCAGAGCGCGGCGCTGATCCGCTGGCTGTCGGTGGAGTTCTCCCGCCAGCACTTCGAGATCCGGTACCGCCCGGAGGACGCCGGCGGCGGGTCGGTGGAGCCGACGACGCGACCGCACGTCCGGATCGACATCAGCACCCGGGTCGAGGCGGGCGAGGAGGAGGCCTTCGAGGCGGCCTACGCGAAGACGACCGCCGCCCTGAAGGGCACCCCGGGGCTGATCCGGGAGGAGCTGCTCAAGGAGATCGGCGAGCCCAGGTACCACATCTTCGCCGAGTGGGAGTCCGAGCAGGACTTCGTCCGCTGGGTCGACGACCCCTCGCACGCCGACCAGAGCTCGGCGCTGATCCGCTGGCTGTCGGTCGAGTTCTCCCGCCAGCACTTCGAGATCCGCTACCGGCCCGTGGACGCCGACGGCGGCCGCTGGCCGCTCCCCGCGCCGGCGGCCGGGGCCCCCGCCCCGCAGCCGGTGGCGGCCGCCGCGCCGGCGCCGCCGCCGCGGGTGTCCGCCCCGGTCGAGCCGGCGCCGGTGCCCAGCGCGCCGGTGCAGGAGTTCGTCGAGGCGCCGGGTGCCCAGCACGCCGCCGCCCCGGTCCCGGTGGCGGCCGCGTCGCGAGCCGTCGGCGGGGACGTCGAGGTGCTGGTGGCCGGCGCCGGCCCGGCCGGGCTCACCCACGCCCTGGAGCTGGCCCGCCGCGGCATCGCCGTCCGGGTCGTCGACAAGCGGGCGCAGGCGGCCTCCCAGGCGGACAAGGCGATCGGCATCCACTGCCGGACGATGGAGATCTGGGAGGACCAGGGCATCGTCGCCGAGGCGATGGACGCCGGGATCTGGCTGCACGGGCAGACGGTGTTCGTCAACGGCAAGCAGACCCACCAGGTCGACTGGGCCGGCCTCGACGAGCTCCCCTACGCCCACCTCGGGCTCCCCCAGTACGACACCGAGCGGCTGCTCACCGCCAAGCTGCTCTCGCACGGCGTCGCCGTCGAGCGCGGGGTGGAGCTGGTCGGGTTCACCCAGGACGACGACGGGGTCACCGCGCAGCTGCGGCTCCCCTCCGGGGAGACCGAGACCACCCGGGCGCAGTACCTGGTCGGCTGCGACGGCGCGCACAGCGTCGTCCGGGCCGGGCTGGGGCTGGACTTCGTGGGCGGGGTGTCGATGTTCCCGCAGCTGTTCATGCTGGGCGACGTCGACGTCGACTGGGACATGCCGCCCGGTCACCTGCTGCGCTGGGTGCGGATCGAGGACGACGGCGCGTTCACCGGCATGCTGGTCTGCGTCCCGCTCAAGGGCCGCAACCGCTACCGGATCGCGACGCTGGCCCCCGAGCCGCTGCAGAAGACGATCGGCTCCGGCGTGGTGCCGCCCGGCTTCTGGCAGGAGTACACGCCACCGACGCTGGCCGACATCCAGGCGGCGATCGACGACGTGGGGCCGGCGGGCACGACGGCGAGCAACCTGCGCTGGTCGTCGATCTTCCGGGTCAAGCACGGGATCGTCGACCGGTACCGGGAGGGCCGGGTGTTCGTCGCCGGGGACGCCGCGCACCTGCACCCGCCGGCCGGCGGGCAGGGCATGAACACCGGCATCCAGGACGCCTGGAACCTCGGCTGGAAGCTGGCGCTCGCCGTCCGGGGGCTGGCCGCACCGGGCCTGCTCGACAGCTACGACGCCGAGCGCCGTCCGGCGGGCAAGGCCATCGTCGACCGCGCCGTCGCCATCGCGTTCACCGACGAGATGGACATGGAGGACGAGAAGGCGCAGTTCCTGCTGGAGATGCAGATGACGATGAACTACGCCGGGAGCCCGCTGGTCGGTGAGGTGACCGATGCCGAGGGCTTCGCCGGCGGGCCGGAGCCCGGGTACCGGGCGCCGGACGTGCAGGGGCTGCGCCGCTTCGGCGTCGCCCACGACGTCCGGCTGTTCGACCTGACCCGCGGGACGCACGCCACCCTGCTGCTCTACGCCGGCGCCGGGGTCGGGGAGGAGGACCTGGCGGGGCTGGAGAAGCTGGCCGCGTCGGTCCGGCAGGCGACCCAGGGCCAGGTGCACCCGTACCTGGTCGCGGCTCCCGGCGCGACCGTGCCGCCGCTGGTCGACCTGCCGGTCGTCCGCGACGCGCAGGGCGGCTTCGCCGCCGCCTACGGCGTCCCGGACACCGGGACGGCGGCGTACCTGGTGCGGCCCGACGGGCACGTCGGCCTCCGCACCCGGCCGGTGACCGACGCCGTGCTGCGGGAGCACCTGGCGGGCGTCTTCGCCGGCTGA
- a CDS encoding beta-ketoacyl-[acyl-carrier-protein] synthase family protein, whose amino-acid sequence MTAGGRRVVITGIGVVAPGSMGREGFWDMITAGRTATRRITFFDPSRFRSQVAAEVDFDGRKLGLTAHEVHRNDRFVQMAMVAADEAVADSGLTFGAGGADDAPDPDRVGVTLGSAVGATMRLENEYVAVSDAGKHWLVDPRYATRFLHQALVPSCGATELAVRFGAHGPATVVSTGCTSGIDAVGYGAQLIEDGDADVVIAGASDAPISPISMACFDTIRATTANNADPEHASKPFDARRDGFVMGEGAAVLVLEELEHARQRGAEVYCEVSGYANRCNAFHMTGLRPDGIEMAEAIGLALDQGRIDPDEVGYVNAHGSGTKQNDRHETAAVKRSLGPTAQRVSMSSIKSMVGHSLGAIGSIEIAATALAVKRGVVPPTANYGVPDPECDLDYVPNTAREQKVDVALSVGSGFGGFQSAIVLASPTRRTA is encoded by the coding sequence GTGACCGCCGGCGGGCGCCGGGTGGTCATCACCGGCATCGGCGTGGTCGCCCCCGGCTCGATGGGCCGCGAGGGCTTCTGGGACATGATCACCGCCGGCCGGACGGCGACCCGGCGGATCACCTTCTTCGACCCGAGCCGCTTCCGGTCGCAGGTGGCGGCCGAGGTCGACTTCGACGGGCGCAAGCTGGGCCTGACCGCCCACGAGGTGCACCGCAACGACCGGTTCGTGCAGATGGCGATGGTCGCCGCCGACGAGGCCGTCGCCGACAGCGGGCTGACGTTCGGGGCCGGCGGCGCGGACGACGCACCGGACCCGGACCGGGTCGGGGTGACCCTCGGCAGCGCGGTCGGGGCGACCATGCGGCTGGAGAACGAGTACGTCGCGGTCAGCGACGCGGGCAAGCACTGGCTGGTCGACCCGCGGTACGCCACGCGGTTCCTGCACCAGGCGCTGGTGCCCAGCTGCGGGGCCACCGAGCTGGCGGTGCGCTTCGGCGCCCACGGGCCGGCCACGGTGGTCTCCACCGGCTGCACCTCGGGCATCGACGCGGTCGGCTACGGCGCCCAGCTGATCGAGGACGGCGACGCCGACGTGGTGATCGCCGGGGCCAGCGACGCGCCGATCTCCCCGATCTCGATGGCCTGCTTCGACACCATCCGGGCCACGACGGCCAACAACGCCGACCCCGAGCACGCCTCCAAGCCCTTCGACGCCCGCCGGGACGGCTTCGTCATGGGCGAGGGCGCCGCGGTGCTGGTGCTCGAGGAGCTCGAGCACGCCCGGCAGCGGGGCGCGGAGGTGTACTGCGAGGTCAGCGGCTACGCCAACCGCTGCAACGCCTTCCACATGACCGGTCTGCGGCCCGACGGCATCGAGATGGCCGAGGCCATCGGGCTGGCGCTGGACCAGGGCCGGATCGACCCGGACGAGGTGGGCTACGTCAACGCGCACGGCTCGGGCACGAAGCAGAACGACCGCCACGAGACCGCCGCGGTGAAGCGCAGCCTGGGCCCGACCGCCCAGCGGGTGTCGATGAGCTCGATCAAGTCGATGGTCGGCCACTCCCTCGGCGCGATCGGGTCGATCGAGATCGCCGCCACCGCGCTGGCGGTCAAGCGCGGCGTGGTGCCGCCGACGGCCAACTACGGGGTGCCCGACCCGGAGTGCGACCTGGACTACGTGCCCAACACCGCCCGCGAGCAGAAGGTGGACGTCGCACTGTCGGTGGGCAGCGGCTTCGGCGGCTTCCAGTCGGCGATCGTGCTGGCGTCCCCGACGAGGAGGACCGCATGA
- a CDS encoding acetyl-CoA carboxylase biotin carboxylase subunit translates to MISRLLIANRGEIAVRIARACRELGIEVVATYSTSDRDSAVVAMADEAVHIGPPAPRRSYLHVPNLIEAALRTGADAVHPGYGFLSEDPDFAEICDIEGLTFVGPPPEVMQQMGNKATARRLMAEAGLPLLPGVVEPVRTAEEGRAIADEIGYPVIIKAAAGGGGRGMTVVHAPEEFAEAFTATRAVARAVFRDPAVYVERYLTRARHVEVQVLCDGHGAGIHLGERDCSLQRRHQKLLEEGPAAHLTPEQRADLGALAVRGALSVGFTGAGTMEFLVDDAGAYFMEMNARIQVEHPVTELLTGVDLVREQLLVAGGRRLHLQQEDVVTRGAAIECRINAEDPARGFAPAPGHLDVLQVPGGPWTRFDTGYRQGDDVSPHYDSLLGKLVVWAPDRDQAVRRMDRALAELRVEGPALHTTIALQRAMLRHPDVRADRHDIEFLDRSLPELLASAAALTASPAAPMPAAHGPLQLVPAPGSDRSGSSRPPTDEGNTAMPDTPFTLDDLMDLLSEKAGLPPESRTTDPDAHFADIGLDSLAFLSMQTELHDRFGTEMPDDDPDRYTLGEIVATVSSAQSQMA, encoded by the coding sequence GTGATCAGCCGGCTGCTCATCGCCAACCGCGGCGAGATCGCCGTCCGGATCGCGCGCGCCTGCCGGGAGCTGGGCATCGAGGTCGTCGCCACGTACTCCACCTCGGACCGGGACTCCGCCGTCGTGGCGATGGCCGACGAGGCGGTGCACATCGGCCCGCCCGCCCCGCGGCGCAGCTACCTGCACGTGCCGAACCTGATCGAGGCCGCGCTGCGCACCGGCGCCGACGCCGTCCACCCCGGCTACGGGTTCCTCTCCGAGGACCCCGACTTCGCCGAGATCTGCGACATCGAGGGGCTCACCTTCGTCGGCCCGCCGCCGGAGGTCATGCAGCAGATGGGCAACAAGGCCACCGCCCGCCGGCTGATGGCCGAGGCCGGCCTGCCGCTGCTGCCCGGGGTGGTCGAGCCGGTCCGGACGGCGGAGGAGGGCCGGGCCATCGCCGACGAGATCGGCTACCCGGTGATCATCAAGGCGGCCGCCGGGGGTGGTGGGCGCGGGATGACCGTCGTCCACGCGCCGGAGGAGTTCGCCGAGGCCTTCACCGCCACCCGTGCGGTCGCCCGCGCGGTGTTCCGCGACCCGGCCGTCTACGTGGAGCGCTACCTGACCCGCGCCCGGCACGTGGAGGTGCAGGTGCTCTGCGACGGGCACGGCGCCGGGATCCACCTCGGCGAGCGCGACTGCTCGCTGCAGCGCCGCCACCAGAAGCTGCTGGAGGAGGGGCCGGCCGCCCACCTGACCCCCGAGCAGCGCGCCGACCTCGGTGCCCTGGCCGTGCGCGGCGCGCTGTCGGTGGGGTTCACCGGCGCCGGGACCATGGAGTTCCTGGTCGACGACGCCGGCGCGTACTTCATGGAGATGAACGCCCGCATCCAGGTCGAGCACCCGGTCACCGAGCTGCTCACCGGGGTCGACCTCGTCCGGGAGCAGCTGCTGGTCGCCGGCGGCCGGCGGCTGCACCTGCAGCAGGAGGACGTGGTGACCCGCGGCGCGGCGATCGAGTGCCGGATCAACGCCGAGGACCCGGCCCGCGGCTTCGCCCCGGCACCCGGCCACCTCGACGTCCTGCAGGTCCCCGGCGGGCCGTGGACCCGGTTCGACACCGGCTACCGCCAGGGCGACGACGTGAGCCCGCACTACGACTCGCTGCTGGGCAAGCTCGTCGTCTGGGCCCCCGACCGCGACCAGGCCGTCCGGCGGATGGACCGGGCGCTGGCCGAGCTGCGGGTCGAGGGGCCGGCGCTGCACACCACCATCGCGCTGCAGCGCGCGATGCTCCGGCACCCCGACGTGCGCGCCGACCGGCACGACATCGAGTTCCTCGACCGCAGCCTGCCCGAGCTCCTGGCCTCCGCAGCTGCCCTGACCGCGTCCCCGGCGGCGCCCATGCCCGCCGCCCACGGGCCGCTCCAGCTCGTCCCCGCACCCGGCAGCGACCGGTCGGGGTCGTCCCGTCCACCCACCGATGAAGGGAACACCGCCATGCCCGACACCCCGTTCACCCTCGACGACCTGATGGACCTGCTCTCCGAGAAGGCCGGGCTCCCGCCGGAGTCGCGCACCACCGACCCCGACGCCCACTTCGCCGACATCGGCCTGGACTCGCTGGCCTTCCTGTCCATGCAGACCGAGCTGCACGACCGCTTCGGCACCGAGATGCCCGACGACGACCCGGACCGCTACACGCTCGGCGAGATCGTCGCGACCGTCTCCTCGGCGCAGTCGCAGATGGCCTGA
- a CDS encoding cupin domain-containing protein, giving the protein MTTIQHPTAKVRCGPTVSRADAAPNRRRGGDIRVLLSPTSVGATAGFMGTLTLEPGEVVTEHWHPYSEEFLYCVSGEVLVTLDGEERRLGGEQAVHIPIGVRHRIVNDTAEQAFFVFLAGPLAPRPELGHVDTEPSPGSMGVR; this is encoded by the coding sequence ATGACGACGATCCAGCACCCCACGGCGAAGGTGCGCTGCGGGCCCACCGTGTCGCGGGCCGACGCGGCCCCCAACCGCCGCCGCGGCGGTGACATCCGGGTGCTGCTCTCGCCGACCAGCGTGGGTGCCACCGCCGGGTTCATGGGCACGCTCACCCTCGAGCCGGGGGAGGTCGTCACCGAGCACTGGCACCCGTACTCGGAGGAGTTCCTCTACTGCGTCTCCGGCGAGGTGCTGGTGACCCTGGACGGCGAGGAGCGCCGGCTGGGCGGTGAGCAGGCGGTGCACATCCCGATCGGGGTGCGGCACCGGATCGTCAACGACACCGCGGAGCAGGCGTTCTTCGTCTTCCTCGCCGGCCCGCTGGCCCCCCGGCCGGAGCTGGGCCACGTCGACACCGAGCCCTCGCCGGGCTCGATGGGCGTCCGGTGA
- a CDS encoding beta-ketoacyl synthase N-terminal-like domain-containing protein, whose product MTGLLVTGIGVVAPTGVGVEAHWSSLVRGEPAIRPIEGFDTDQYGVTLAGQIRDFDPKAFVAPQLMVQTDRWTWTSLAAATLAAQDAGYEAPEDAYATSVFLAAGSGGNEFSQHEIQGLWAKGPKSVGAYQSIAWFYAASTGQLSIRDGYKGPSGVVVSEGAGGLDSIGWARRVARRGTPAVLVGGTEAGVTPYALLCQATSGRLSTATRPEDAYKPFDRRANGHVIGEGGAILLLEEPGAARARGARHVWGEVVGYGATHDAHHHEDPAPDATQYARAIRLSLADAGLTPDDVDLVLADGAGLPELDALELEALQRVFGQRATPVPVTAPSSWSGRLMAGGSALNVATALLAIRDGIVPGTANLDDPVDAPGVDLVQQSRVQDVGTVVVLARGFGGFNSSLVLRRHEERAA is encoded by the coding sequence ATGACCGGCCTGCTGGTGACCGGGATCGGCGTCGTCGCGCCCACCGGCGTGGGGGTGGAGGCGCACTGGTCCTCCCTCGTCCGCGGGGAGCCGGCCATCCGGCCGATCGAGGGCTTCGACACCGACCAGTACGGGGTGACGCTGGCCGGCCAGATCCGCGACTTCGACCCGAAGGCGTTCGTCGCGCCGCAGCTGATGGTGCAGACCGACCGCTGGACCTGGACGTCGCTGGCGGCCGCCACGCTGGCCGCGCAGGACGCCGGCTACGAGGCCCCCGAGGACGCCTACGCGACCTCGGTCTTCCTGGCCGCCGGTTCCGGTGGCAACGAGTTCAGCCAGCACGAGATCCAGGGGCTGTGGGCGAAGGGGCCGAAGTCGGTCGGCGCCTACCAGTCGATCGCCTGGTTCTACGCGGCCAGCACCGGCCAGCTCTCCATCCGGGACGGCTACAAGGGCCCCTCCGGCGTGGTGGTCAGCGAGGGCGCCGGTGGCCTGGACAGCATCGGCTGGGCCCGCCGGGTCGCCCGCCGCGGCACGCCCGCCGTCCTGGTCGGGGGCACCGAGGCCGGCGTGACGCCGTACGCCCTGCTGTGCCAGGCGACCAGCGGCCGGCTGTCGACGGCGACCCGGCCCGAGGACGCCTACAAGCCCTTCGACCGCCGGGCGAACGGGCACGTGATCGGCGAGGGCGGCGCGATCCTGCTGCTGGAGGAGCCCGGCGCCGCCCGGGCCCGCGGCGCCCGGCACGTGTGGGGCGAGGTCGTCGGCTACGGCGCCACGCACGACGCCCACCACCACGAGGACCCCGCCCCCGACGCCACCCAGTACGCCCGCGCGATCCGGCTCTCCCTGGCCGACGCCGGGCTCACCCCGGACGACGTCGACCTGGTCCTGGCCGACGGGGCCGGGCTGCCGGAGCTGGACGCGCTGGAGCTCGAGGCGCTGCAGCGGGTGTTCGGTCAGCGGGCCACACCGGTGCCGGTGACGGCGCCGTCGTCCTGGTCCGGGCGGCTGATGGCCGGGGGCTCGGCGCTGAACGTGGCGACCGCGCTGCTGGCGATCCGGGACGGCATCGTGCCCGGCACCGCGAACCTCGACGACCCGGTCGACGCGCCGGGCGTGGACCTCGTGCAGCAGAGCCGGGTGCAGGACGTCGGGACCGTCGTCGTCCTCGCCCGCGGCTTCGGGGGCTTCAACAGCAGCCTGGTGCTGCGCCGACACGAGGAGCGGGCGGCATGA